A stretch of Aedes aegypti strain LVP_AGWG chromosome 2, AaegL5.0 Primary Assembly, whole genome shotgun sequence DNA encodes these proteins:
- the LOC5565548 gene encoding general odorant-binding protein 45-like produces the protein MTIFNALLAILACFSLPTDALQHNAVYKSINSAGPECRTILTRQSPLDCRLRCLSINTGDWDDCSGVPRTYDRFYVQDPTDVGYQQRTQQCIANVSVSILRGDICAFSARSTECYDANYYDIVLDQLVFVPSKSLQYQQTIRDCAGMLGFTEHVISDVLRDDCFALQETRCLLRCLLVREGLYGDQCGAQIDRLYVVTGGFDQLFRRDVKKCTGRLRAMGLDKCTEAYRVASECFPEDKAILPIFLKNKAILQEI, from the coding sequence ATGACGATCTTCAACGCATTGTTAGCAATCCTCGCCTGCTTCAGCCTACCGACCGACGCCCTTCAGCACAACGCAGTGTACAAATCGATTAATTCAGCAGGACCGGAGTGTCGCACAATTCTCACCAGACAATCCCCGCTGGACTGTCGGCTGCGTTGCTTGTCCATAAACACCGGGGATTGGGATGACTGCAGTGGAGTTCCCCGCACCTACGATCGCTTCTACGTTCAGGATCCGACCGATGTGGGCTACCAGCAGCGTACCCAGCAGTGCATCGCCAATGTATCGGTTTCGATTCTCCGGGGCGATATTTGCGCCTTTTCCGCCCGGTCAACCGAATGCTACGATGCCAACTACTACGACATAGTGCTGGATCAGTTGGTTTTCGTGCCGTCCAAGTCGCTTCAGTACCAGCAAACGATTAGGGATTGCGCCGGAATGTTGGGTTTCACGGAGCATGTAATAAGTGATGTTTTGCGAGATGATTGCTTTGCACTTCAAGAGACCAGATGTCTGTTGCGATGTCTTCTAGTTCGAGAGGGACTGTACGGTGACCAGTGTGGAGCTCAAATAGATCGCTTGTATGTGGTTACGGGCGGATTTGATCAGCTCTTCAGACGAGATGTGAAGAAGTGTACGGGACGGTTGAGGGCTATGGGGCTGGACAAGTGTACCGAGGCATATCGTGTTGCGAGCGAGTGTTTTCCGGAAGACAAAGCAATCTTACcaattttcctcaaaaataaggcCATTCTACAGGAAATTTAA